A DNA window from Limanda limanda chromosome 6, fLimLim1.1, whole genome shotgun sequence contains the following coding sequences:
- the LOC133003622 gene encoding LOW QUALITY PROTEIN: mRNA decay activator protein ZFP36L2-like (The sequence of the model RefSeq protein was modified relative to this genomic sequence to represent the inferred CDS: substituted 1 base at 1 genomic stop codon), which yields MCVEEVHICLFTSFRNGPYSASGERGVQQQEAGSQINSTRYKTELCRPFEENGSCKYGEKCQFAHGYHELRSLSRHPKYKTEPCRTFHTIGFCPYGPRCHFIHNADERRPAPAANANMQPGEPRXTRELGGYSQRDRPKLHHSLSFSGFSTHHGLESPLLGSPTSRTPPPPHTGSSCAPSSCHDNNFCYFS from the coding sequence ATGtgcgtagaagaagtccacatttgtttgtttacctcctTCCGCAACGGACCCTACAGCGCGAGCGGGGAGCGGGgcgtgcagcagcaggaggccggctCGCAGATCAACTCCACCCGCTACAAGACCGAGCTGTGCCGGCCCTTCGAGGAGAACGGCTCCTGCAAGTACGGGGAGAAGTGTCAGTTCGCTCACGGCTACCACGAGCTGAGGAGCCTGTCCCGCCACCCGAAGTACAAGACGGAGCCGTGCCGCACCTTCCACACCATCGGCTTCTGCCCGTACGGGCCCCGGTGTCACTTCATCCACAACGCCGACGAGCGCCGACCCGCTCCGGCGGCCAACGCCAACATGCAGCCGGGGGAGCCCCGGTAGACCCGCGAGCTGGGCGGCTACAGCCAGCGGGACAGACCCAAGCTCCACCACAGCCTCAGCTTCTCCGGCTTCTCCACCCACCACGGGCTCGAGTCCCCCTTGCTAGGCAGCCCCACGTCCCGGACCCCGCCGCCACCCCACACCGGCTCCTCCTGCGCCCCCAGCTCCTGTCATGATAACAACTTCTGTTATTTTTCCTGA